A DNA window from Deinococcus sonorensis KR-87 contains the following coding sequences:
- a CDS encoding TetR/AcrR family transcriptional regulator — translation MTTVTAGSPRERILQAALTLLETQGVEAVSTRAVSAAADVQPPTIYRQFGDMQGLLNAVASAGFTTYLQVKVAHGGWSDPVEELREGWNRHVQFGLAHPHLYTLMYGTLKPGAEPPAALAASQMLQALLQRVAEAGRLATGVQRAVAIIHAAAMGTTLTLLASQDRDPQLAALMREAALQVILTPQAGTAPDGASTARQQVAAHAVALVALLPDLESPFSSAEQALLLEWLRRLS, via the coding sequence ATGACGACCGTGACCGCCGGCTCCCCCCGCGAACGTATTCTTCAGGCAGCCCTGACGCTGCTGGAGACGCAGGGTGTGGAGGCCGTGTCCACCCGGGCGGTGAGTGCCGCCGCCGACGTTCAGCCGCCCACCATCTACCGGCAGTTCGGCGACATGCAGGGCCTGCTCAACGCCGTGGCGAGCGCCGGCTTCACCACCTATCTCCAGGTCAAGGTCGCGCACGGCGGCTGGAGTGATCCGGTCGAGGAACTGCGCGAGGGCTGGAACCGGCATGTGCAGTTCGGGCTGGCCCACCCCCACCTCTACACCCTGATGTACGGCACGCTCAAACCGGGGGCGGAACCGCCCGCCGCACTGGCGGCCTCTCAGATGCTGCAGGCCCTGCTTCAGCGGGTCGCGGAGGCTGGACGCCTCGCCACCGGGGTGCAACGGGCCGTGGCCATCATTCACGCGGCGGCCATGGGCACCACGCTCACCCTGCTCGCCAGCCAGGACCGCGATCCGCAGCTGGCAGCACTGATGCGTGAGGCGGCGCTGCAGGTGATCCTCACGCCCCAGGCGGGCACGGCACCGGACGGGGCCAGCACGGCACGTCAGCAGGTGGCGGCCCACGCCGTCGCACTGGTGGCCCTGCTGCCGGACCTTGAGTCCCCCTTCAGCTCAGCCGAACAGGCGCTGCTGCTGGAGTGGTTGCGGCGCCTGAGCTAA